In a single window of the Drosophila albomicans strain 15112-1751.03 chromosome 3, ASM965048v2, whole genome shotgun sequence genome:
- the LOC117572064 gene encoding 7-methylguanosine phosphate-specific 5'-nucleotidase, with the protein MGKEQDENAGYLRIQDIPALNQSHCKMRDPERVEKIINEFVCGGPERMQFVSDFDYTITKQRTEDNLPVLSSFGIFNACKSLPTYFKEESDKLFHKYRPIEIDPHMPIEEKVQHMIEWWTQSAKLASGFAFDETEIEHTASKFKRALRDHTHELFATLLRLQIPVLVFSAGLGNSVVSVLQQANIMHPNVKVVSNFLQYRNGVLDGFQQPMIHTFNKNETVLDGSEYYELVHTRDHIIVMGDSLGDADMANGVPASSHIMKIGFLFDHVEANMEKYMNTFDIVLVDDQTMDVPRALLALVEQRHQLRHPHVTNGASAIVLPNAAL; encoded by the coding sequence ATGGGCAAGGAACAGGACGAAAATGCGGGCTATTTGCGCATCCAAGATATTCCCGCGTTGAATCAAAGCCACTGCAAAATGCGTGATCCAGAACGTGTGGAGAAAATCATCAATGAGTTCGTTTGCGGCGGTCCAGAGCGGATGCAATTTGTTTCGGATTTCGACTATACCATCACTAAACAGCGAACTGAGGATAATCTTCCAGTACTGTCGAGCTTTGGCATTTTCAATGCCTGCAAATCGCTGCCAACGTATTTCAAGGAGGAGTCCGACAAGCTCTTCCACAAATACCGACCTATCGAGATCGATCCCCACATGCCAATCGAGGAGAAGGTCCAGCACATGATCGAGTGGTGGACTCAGTCGGCTAAACTGGCCAGCGGATTTGCCTTCGATGAGACCGAAATCGAGCACACCGCTAGCAAATTCAAACGTGCGCTACGTGACCATACGCATGAGCTTTTTGCGACGCTTCTCCGTCTCCAAATACCGGTGCTCGTGTTCTCCGCTGGACTGGGCAATTCTGTAGTGTCTGTGCTGCAGCAAGCAAACATAATGCATCCCAATGTCAAGGTCGTGTCAAACTTTTTGCAATATCGCAATGGGGTGCTTGATGGCTTCCAGCAGCCGATGATTCACACCttcaacaaaaacgaaacggTATTGGATGGCAGCGAGTATTATGAGCTTGTACACACACGTGACCACATCATTGTCATGGGTGACTCTCTCGGCGATGCGGACATGGCCAACGGTGTGCCCGCTTCATCTCACATCATGAAAATAGGGTTTCTATTTGATCACGTGGAGGCAAACATGGAAAAGTATATGAATACCTTTGATATTGTGCTTGTGGATGATCAAACAATGGATGTGCCACGCGCTCTCCTCGCTCTCGTCGAACAGCGTCATCAGTTACGCCATCCACACGTCACAAATGGAGCCTCTGCCATAGTTCTGCCAAATGCTGCACTTTGA
- the LOC117572063 gene encoding ubiquitin-protein ligase E3C has protein sequence MFGFDGEYRRRPVQSLGGASHTCDRDTAIRKAALERQKRNELRQKANGAVVLQSYARSFIHRQRRKRAEREAFDAYLQLHRDRVNEDESMCFLLRRLSFFYSSRVAMDSGRLIEICQQILRNPSRLLQHSAHDPIWMLRVCKLLDACLLELSLPQSAGAIPLRMLETFTTVAAVERYVEDETLLYKYLDRVFGFLIARNYFVRLRQLLDEKCPPLDGETLQAPSLMAEALLQLLLRPLTVARRISAGEQSNIFCQKFITEILATPHTDPIRYFVLPNLAESAEFPFALLMQSLHFLLESNSVTRSAAESTDLDEEIKRSSLFYGVIQSSEVKQCKSQPRELFSSFLLNSLLVLDRKQLDTLEESNLLIVYVRVIAEMMPNILKLPKSTLRNHAAPHRHTDSDEDDDSDESDEDDDDQPTSRTLDYDMEQPCRPVGELSSKERNCLLESIAILNETQRVDFIVQQMEPHIENAQLIYALCEICHNLMIYNKHAVYEYKLLYTLAFTPKFVRAVWFKLAAESTQLGFSAPLTLISKGVVPKQQGVDRTIPLLATFCMLFGRLLPTLHDVEFVEQKLLVTPIQAAIKHVRLMPFSIAEIVQMSKTLKDISLGLVELAFRSVLGHTDADDKKLRQQKQIWANLLNVVVFVLNQIHTRDLRLGFCPEAHWTVSRLDLPLDRPTDLPLTHSSRMRGIRPFQPIRDFTREDFENGPPMSTKQKRSITILREIPFVVAFNKRVSILQGLVAANKMRIQGHQQAFLQGPSIMITVRRSHLYEDAYDKLRPENEPDLRLKFRVQFVSSLGLDEAGIDGGGVFREFLSELIKTAFDPNRGFFMVTTDNKLYPNPNVADLFGDFEKHYYFIGRIVGKAIYENLLVELPLAEFFLTKLAGKYSDVDIHQLASLDPELYRNLLYLKDYTGDVSELNLDFTVASSSLGQTQIVELKPQGQSTPVTNSNRIEYLQLIANYKLNVQIKSHCKAFRKGLSNVLPIEWLYMFSNKELQILISGAEIPIDLEDLKKHCKYGGEYTPEHPSIVAFWTAVESFDDLQRRQLLKFVTSCSRPPLLGFKDLDPPFFIQNAGDMERLPTASTCTNLLKLPPFNSVDQMREKLLYAIQSGVGFELS, from the exons ATGTTTGGTTTCGATGGCGAATATCGGCGAAGGCCGGTGCAAAGTCTTGGAGGTGCCTCGCACACTTGTGACCGAGACACAGCCATTCGCAAAGCAGCACTGGAACGGCAGAAACGCAACGAACTCCGACAGAAGGCGAATGGCGCCGTTGTCCTGCAGTCATACGCTCGGTCCTTCATCCATCGCCAGCGTCGCAAACGAGCTGAGCGCGAAGCCTTCGACGCGTATCTGCAGCTACATCGGGATCGGGTGAACGAGGATGAGAGTATGTGTTTCTTGTTGCGACGCCTTAGTTTCTTCTACAGCAGTCGGGTGGCCATGGACAGTGGGCGACTG aTTGAAATTTGCCAGCAAATTCTGCGAAATCCATCACGCCTTCTACAGCACTCAGCACATGATCCCATTTGGATGCTGCGCGTCTGCAAGCTGCTGGATGCGTGCTTGCTGGAGCTGTCGCTGCCACAGAGTGCTGGTGCTATACCACTTCGTATGCTGGAGACTTTCACTACTGTCGCTGCCGTGGAGCGCTATGTGGAGGATGAAACGCtcttgtataaatatttggatCGAGTATTTGGCTTCCTCATTGCCCGCAACTACTTTGTGCGCTTGCGCCAACTGCTTGATGAGAAGTGTCCACCGCTGGACGGGGAGACATTGCAGGCGCCCAGTCTGATGGCTGAAGCGCTGCTTCAGTTGCTTTTGCGACCGCTTACAGTTGCCAGGCGCATTTCTGCCGGTGAGCAGTCAAATATCTTCTGCCAGAAGTTCATTACTGAAATTCTGGCTACGCCGCATACGGATCCGATTCGTTATTTTGTGCTGCCCAACCTGGCGGAGAGTGCAGAGTTTCCATTTGCATTGCTGATGCAATCGCTGCACTTCTTGCTGGAGTCCAATTCAGTGACACGGTCTGCGGCTGAATCAACGGACTTGGATGAGGAAATCAAACGCAGTTCCCTGTTCTATGGTGTAATCCAATCCAGTGAGGTCAAGCAGTGCAAGTCACAACCTCGTGAATTGTTCAGTTCGTTTTTACTGAATTCGCTGCTAGTGCTAGATCGCAAACAACTAG ACACATTGGAAGAGAGCAACTTGCTGATCGTTTACGTCCGTGTTATTGCTGAAATGATGCCCAATATACTGAAGCTACCCAAGTCGACATTGCGAAACCATGCGGCACCACATCGCCATACAGACtctgatgaagatgatgactCGGATGAGTCGGACGAAGATGACGATGATCAGCCGACTTCTCGCACCCTTGACTATGATATGGAGCAACCTTGCCGCCCTGTAGGCGAACTGAGTAGCAAGGAACGCAATTGCCTTTTGGAATCAATAGCCATATTGAACGAGACACAACGAGTGGATTTCATTGTACAGCAAATGGAGCCACACATTGAGAATGCTCAGCTCATCTACGCACTCTGCGAGATCTGTCACAATCTGATGATATACAATAAGCATGCAGTTTACGAGTATAA ATTGCTCTACACTTTGGCCTTTACGCCCAAGTTTGTGCGTGCAGTCTGGTTCAAACTGGCCGCTGAGTCCACACAGTTGGGCTTTTCTGCGCCACTCACACTCATTTCTAAGGGCGTTGTGC CAAAGCAGCAGGGTGTGGATCGCACTATTCCTTTACTGGCAACGTTTTGTATGCTATTCGGACGTCTTCTGCCCACATTGCATGACGTCGAGTTTGTGGAACAAAAACTGCTGGTGACGCCTATCCAGGCAGCTATAAAGCATGTCCGACTGATGCCATTTTCCATTGCTGAAATCGTGCAAATGTCCAAGACGCTAAAGGACATTAGCCTTGGCTTGGTTGAGTTAGCTTTTCGCAGTGTTCTTGGACACACCGATGCCGATGACAAAAAGCTTCGTCAACAGAAGCAAATTTGGGCCAATTTGCTGAATGTGGTGGTGTTTGTCCTCAACCAGATCCATACGCGTGACTTGCGACTTGGCTTCTGCCCGGAAGCACATTGGACAGTCAGTCGATTGGATTTGCCATTGGACAGGCCAACGGATCTGCCTTTGACACACAGTAGTCGCATGCGTGGCATACGTCCATTTCAGCCTATTCGTGATTTCACGCGTGAAGACTTTGAGAACGGCCCGCCCATGTCAACCAAACAGAAACGTTCCATAACCATATTGCGTGAAATACCCTTTGTCGTCGCATTCAATAAGCGCGTGAGCATCCTCCAGGGTCTTGTTGCGGCGAACAAAATGCGGATTCAGGGCCACCAGCAGGCATTCTTACAGGGTCCCTCCATTATGATCACTGTGAGGCGTTCCCATCTTTACGAGGATGCTTACGACAAGCTGCGTCCTGAGAATG AACCGGATTTGCGTCTCAAATTTCGAGTACAGTTTGTGTCTTCGTTGGGACTGGATGAAGCGGGCATTGATGGTGGCGGTGTTTTTCGTGAATTTCTCTCGGAACTTATCAAGACTGCTTTTGATCCCAATCGGGGCTTTTTTAT GGTGACAACTGACAACAAACTGTATCCTAATCCAAATGTGGCGGATTTATTTGGTGACTTTGagaaacattattattttattggaCGTATTGTGGGAAAAGCAATCTATGAAAATCTGTTAGTGGAGCTTCCGCTGGCGGAATTCTTTTTAACAAAACTAGCTGGCAAATATTCGGATGTTGACATACATCAATTAGCGTCACTCGATCCGGAATTATATCGCAATCTGCTTTATCTCAAAGACTATACCGGTGATGTTAGTGAATTGAATTTAGATTTCACAGTCGCCAGCAGTTCACTTGGGCAAACACAGATTGTGGAACTGAAGCCGCAAGGTCAGAGCACGCCGGTGACTAATTCAAATCGCATCGAGTATCTACAACTGATAGCCAATTACAAACTAAATGTTCAGATAAAAAGTCATTGTAAAGCCTTCCGTAAAGGTCTATCAAATGTTTTGCCGATTGAGTGGCTTTATATGTTCAGCAACAAGGAGTTGCAAATACTCATATCTGGCGCGGAAATTCCGATTGACTTGGAGGACCTGAAGAAGCATTGCAAATATGGCGGGGAATACACGCCGGAGCATCCTTCCATAGTAGCATTCTGGACAGCGGTGGAGAGCTTTGATGATCTGCAACGACGTCAGCTCCTTAAGTTTGTCACAAGCTGCTCCCGTCCTCCATTGCTAGGATTTAAG gACCTGGATCCGCCATTCTTCATACAGAATGCTGGCGATATGGAGCGCCTACCTACAGCCAGCACCTGCACGAATCTGCTGAAGCTGCCGCCCTTCAATAGCGTTGATCAAATGCGCGAAAAGCTGCTCTATGCCATACAGTCCGGTGTTGGCTTCGAACTTAGTTAA